DNA from Thermoplasmatales archaeon:
TACTTTTATCATATTCGCTCGCCGCTTTCATGACAGCAGCGTTCCCTGCTTCTTTAACAGTACTTGTCATTCAATCTAGGCTCGGCAAAATTCTAAGACTGTTTACTGATAATGTCGAGGGAAAGTCCGGCATTAAAATCCTGGCATTGATTTCCTTGTATCTTCTCACATATTTCTATTTCAGCCTTATTATGAATGCTGGATTATTATCTGCTTTTATAAGTTCTGCAAAGACAGTTGAAATACTAACGGTCATTCTTTACTCAGTGAATCCACTTTCATACCTTTGGCTACTTGGTTCATATCTAAGCAAAAGTCTTTCTTCAAATGGTTTATTCATCTTTGATCCTTCATCAATTTCCCTCAGTCCCATATACATAGCATCTATAGGTATAACCTGGATTATCTTGCTCATAGTCCTACCCTGGGCTATTTTCAAGAAGGGAGATGGACCTAAAAACACAACCACAACGTAAAATAGGTCTCGAACATGGATCGGTTCATCACAACGAAAAAATTTCACTCGCATTTAGAAGATCTCCTTTTGTTTACTGCAAATCGAGTACACTATCTGATTATATATGAAACATTACAATTTTTCGCCGATTTTTGGAAAAATTTTATACTGCAAACCATTTAGAGAATCATGATGAGTGTAACGGTATCAGGGGCGGATAGATCATCGTGATCTGGAAAATATTTTTAGAGGTAATGTTTAGGAGGTATCGTATGTAAAAGTCAATAAATCCGACAATGTAAAAGCATTGAACATGACTGGTTTAAGTTATTTCCTCAGAAGTAACGGCACAATAGGATTCATCCTTCTTTCCTTCTACAATGGTTCTGAGCAGAGGATAGATTTCGGCAGAGTAGGTGGAGGGTCGGATCTGGTTAACATAAGATGGGGTGCAGGAAATAAGATAAAAGAAAGTGTACTACAGGACATAAAGCAGGCCGCAGAAAATATAGGTGCCAATGTGACCGAATCCAGAATAGAATAAATCTCAGTGAGTGAACGATTTATCTAAGTTTTCGCAGTGAAAGCCACTGGAGGGTTTCGATCCCCCGACCTGCTGATTACAAATCAGCTGCTCTGCCAGGCTAAGCTACAGTGGCGACGTACCGTCATTCCCAAGTACGTCATAAATTTTTCAATAGAAGGCATTGGAATTCCAGCTCTTGTAGCATCGTTATTACTTTGCTGTTATCACTACAAAGGGTTTATGAAATAGGATGAATTGTTAAATTTAGAATGGAAACAACGCTAATAGATGACGTTCTACCCCCATCTGCGAGGCTTGTTTTGAATGTGCTTATGAATCGGAAGATTCTCCGATTCGAGGAAATCATGTTGCTGACAGGGTTGTCCAAGAGATCGCTACTATACGCTATAAAGGTGCTTCGTGAAAAAGGTCTTGTAGAGGTTGAGGTTTGTATGAGCGATACCAGAAGAAGATTTTACTGTCTTGAGCCCTCGAAAACATGAATGATCGAGTGAAACAAATTAATAACAATTAGTCATCGTTATCTATGGATTTTGTTTCTGAACTTAAAAAAATTCTCCCAGGGAAAGTTTTAACAGAAAAAGAGAGAAAGATACCTTATACGGCCGATGCTTCATATTTCACTGGAAACGAACCTCTCGCAGTCGCGCTGCCTGATTCTGCAGAGGAAGTATCTAAGTTGCTTAAATTCTGCTATGATAACGGAATAAACGTTGTTCCCCGAGGGGGAGGGACATCGTTGACCGGTTCTTCTGTTCCTATGAAAGATTCTGTTGTTCTGAGTATGTCGAAATTTGATAAGATCTTGGAGATCAGACCGGAAAACATGTACGTTATTGCGGAACCAGGTGTCAGGCTGGATGATCTGAATAATAGTCTCAAGAAATTTGGATTTTTCTATCCACCCGATCCTGCAAGTTCTGTTGCGGCCACTGTTGGTGGTTCGATTTCTACCAACGCAGGGGGCCTCAGAGCTTCTACTTACGGTACAACAAAAAACTGGGTACTTGGTCTTGAGGTCGTCCTTCCGGATGGCGCATTAATAAAAACTGGAGGAAAAATCCTGAAGATCTCGGCAGGTTATGATCTTACTGCATTATTTATTGGCGCGGAGGGGACTCTTGGTATTGTCACAAAGGCAATACTTAAGATATGGCCGATTCCGGAGGCTGTTGGGCGGATGCTCGCTTATTACGACTCCATAGACAAGGTTGGGAAAGCCATAGCAAAGATGAAAGAAATGGGCATAATTCCACTCATTGCTGAATTTCTTGATAGGATAACCATGGATTCCCTTGAGAGAACAAGAAAGATCGAATTCCCGAAGGATGCACAGTTTGCACTTATAGTTGATGTTTCTTCCACGACCGAAAGTATAAAGAGTCTCATGGAAAGAACTAAAAAAATTCTTGAGGATTTTCAACCGATTTCTATCACCGTTACAACCGATCCAGACGAAATGCAAAAGGTTTACGAAGCGCGGAAAGGAGCTTATTCATCCCTTCTAAGTGAAAGGAACAACGAAAATGAGAGGGTCATTATAGGTGATATTGTCGTACCAGCTTCCGAGCTGCCAATAACTCTAATCGAAGCCGAAAATCAGATCAAGGAGCATGGTCTGAAGGTTGCACTTTTTGGCCATATAGCGGATGGGAATATTCATATGAACATATACGCAGATCTGAGCAATAAGAATCAGATGGATTCTGTTGATTCTTTCCAGAGCACAATGGGCATGATTGCAGTGAAGCATGGAGGCTCTGTTTCTGCTGAACACGGTATAGGATTGGAAAAGAAAGGGTTATTGGAAATGCAGGCCAATGAAGAAAATAACGAGGGGGAGCTTCTGCTTATGAAAAATATAAAGAAGCTCATTGATCCGAAAAATATTATGAACGGAGGAAAGATTTTTGACATTTGATCTTGTGGAACTTTTAAAGGACGAAACTGGAAAATGCATAAACTGTGGCTTCTGCGAGACAGTCTGCCCTACACTTGAGCCATCGGGGTATGATTTATGGAAAGGGGCCAGAGGGCGAGTCATGGAAGCTAAGGAGCTGGTAAAGGCCGTTGAGTCCGGGACGGAGTCTCTGAGATCTGGTGACAGTTTCTATTCATGTCTTGACTGCCACGCCTGCTTTTACATCTGCCCTGCGGGTGTCAATGCAGGGATTGCAAGTCATCTTTCGAGAGAAATCATAACTACTAGGCACATAAAAAAGAATGAAAATCCGACAGCTGCCATGATGACTTCTGTTACAATGAAATACAATAACCCACTGGGTATCAGAAAAAAATGTGCGTCCTGGTCTAATGGCTTGCAATTTGACAGAGATTCCACCGATCTTCTATTTACAGGAAACATGTACCAGTTAATGTCTTACGAGAAAGGCATGAATTCTCTCAGAGGGATTATAGGCAAAGGTCTCACTCAAAGAATCGCCTCTATGGTTACAAAGCACCCCTCCCTGATAAAATTGTCTCCAAAGCCAAAAGATAAAGAACTCGATAAAAAGATGTCGACAAGCCTGAAAAACATTGTCCGCATACTCAATATGTCTGGAATTTGCCTTAATTATCTTGGCGAGGATGAACCATATCCAGGTACGTTTCTTTACGATCTCGGTTACCTCGAAGAATTCAAAGAGTATGCAAAGAGAATCTCGTATATCTTTCACAGGGCCAAAGCCAGGCGAATAATAACCGTCGATCCACACAGTTACGATCTATTAAAGAACGTTTATCCTCTGTATGTGAAAGACTTTGATTTTT
Protein-coding regions in this window:
- a CDS encoding MarR family transcriptional regulator gives rise to the protein METTLIDDVLPPSARLVLNVLMNRKILRFEEIMLLTGLSKRSLLYAIKVLREKGLVEVEVCMSDTRRRFYCLEPSKT
- a CDS encoding FAD-binding oxidoreductase: MDFVSELKKILPGKVLTEKERKIPYTADASYFTGNEPLAVALPDSAEEVSKLLKFCYDNGINVVPRGGGTSLTGSSVPMKDSVVLSMSKFDKILEIRPENMYVIAEPGVRLDDLNNSLKKFGFFYPPDPASSVAATVGGSISTNAGGLRASTYGTTKNWVLGLEVVLPDGALIKTGGKILKISAGYDLTALFIGAEGTLGIVTKAILKIWPIPEAVGRMLAYYDSIDKVGKAIAKMKEMGIIPLIAEFLDRITMDSLERTRKIEFPKDAQFALIVDVSSTTESIKSLMERTKKILEDFQPISITVTTDPDEMQKVYEARKGAYSSLLSERNNENERVIIGDIVVPASELPITLIEAENQIKEHGLKVALFGHIADGNIHMNIYADLSNKNQMDSVDSFQSTMGMIAVKHGGSVSAEHGIGLEKKGLLEMQANEENNEGELLLMKNIKKLIDPKNIMNGGKIFDI
- a CDS encoding (Fe-S)-binding protein; translated protein: MTFDLVELLKDETGKCINCGFCETVCPTLEPSGYDLWKGARGRVMEAKELVKAVESGTESLRSGDSFYSCLDCHACFYICPAGVNAGIASHLSREIITTRHIKKNENPTAAMMTSVTMKYNNPLGIRKKCASWSNGLQFDRDSTDLLFTGNMYQLMSYEKGMNSLRGIIGKGLTQRIASMVTKHPSLIKLSPKPKDKELDKKMSTSLKNIVRILNMSGICLNYLGEDEPYPGTFLYDLGYLEEFKEYAKRISYIFHRAKARRIITVDPHSYDLLKNVYPLYVKDFDFSVVHYLDLIDVPLLFKERNITLHEPCHFAMRSPEYTAEIKILRSTANLVLPERSGKKSRCCGGPDELLFPDISEKVSQERYAELEKTGASQIITACPICFSNLAKSDKVTDISDFIVRSVL